One Globicephala melas chromosome 6, mGloMel1.2, whole genome shotgun sequence genomic window carries:
- the ZNF618 gene encoding zinc finger protein 618 isoform X13 has product MIEVSLIFKILYLYLSVFYNFPPVNNITSEIFKKKEVRQCQKRETGNYTCEFCGKQYKYYTPYQEHVALHAPISTAPGWEPPDDPDTGSECSHPEVSPSPRFVAAKTQTNQSGKKAPASVVRCATLLHRTPPATQTPTFRTPNSGSPASKATAAESAFSRRVEGKAQNHFEETNSSSQNSSETASPLISNPFPLLQKPYTCGACGIQFQFYNNLLEHMQSHAADNENNIASNQSRSPPAVVEEKWKPQAQRNSANNTTTSGLTPNSMIPEKERQNIAERLLRVMCADLGALSVVSGKEFLKLAQTLVDSGARYGAFSVTEILGNFNTLALKHLPRMYNQVKVKVTCALGSNACLGIGVTCHSQSVGPDSCYILTAYQAEGNHIKSYVLGVKGADIRDSGDLVHHWVQNVLSEFVMSEIRTVYVTDCRVSASAFSKAGMCLRCSACALNSVVQSVLSKRTLQARSMHEVIELLNVCEDLAGSTGLAKETFGSLEETSPPPCWNSVTDSLLLVHERYEQICEFYSRAKKMNLIQSLNKHLLSNLAAILTPVKQAVIELSNESQPTLQLVLPTYVRLEKLFTAKANDAGTVSKLCHLFLEALKENFKVHPAHKVAMILDPQQKLRPVPPYQHEEIIGKVCELINEVKESWTEEADFEPAAKKPRSAPGENPAAQEDDRLGKKEVYDYLQEPLFQATPDLFQYWSCVTQKHTKLAKLAFWLLAVPAVGARSGCVNMCEQALLIKRRRLLSPEDMNKLMFLKSNML; this is encoded by the exons ATGATTGAAGTTtctcttatatttaaaattttgtatttgtatttatcagtattttataattttcccccAGTGAACAATATTACATCagaaatttttaagaagaaagaagttAGGCAGTGCCAAAAGAGAG AAACCGGCAATTATACCTGTGAATTCTGCGGAAAGCAGTACAAGTACTACACGCCCTACCAGGAGCACGTGGCCTTACACGCCCCCATCA GTACTGCCCCCGGGTGGGAGCCACCGGACGATCCAGACACGGGGTCTGAGTGTTCGCATCCAGAGGTCTCCCCGTCTCCACGCTTCGTGGCAGCGAAGACCCAGACGAACCAGTCGGGGAAAAAGGCTCCGGCCTCCGTGGTCCGATGCGCTACCCTCTTACACCGCACCCCTCCAGCCACCCAAACCCCGACGTTCCGCACTCCAAATTCGGGATCTCCGGCAAGCAAGGCAACTGCAG caGAAAGCGCTTTCAGTCGGAGGGTAGAAGGCAAAGCACAAAACCACTTTGAAGAGACGAATAGCAGTTCCCAAAACTCCAGCG AAACTGCAAGTCCCCTGATTTCCAATCCTTTCCCTCTCCTACAGA AGCCCTACACGTGCGGCGCCTGTGGAATCCAGTTCCAGTTCTACAACAACCTGCTGGAGCACATGCAGTCCCACGCGG CAGACAACGAGAACAACATCGCCTCCAACCAGTCCCGATCGCCCCCTGCTGTCGTGGAGGAGAAGtggaagccccaggcccagaggaacaGTGCCAACAACA CCACGACCAGTGGTTTAACACCTAACAGCATGATCCCCGAGAAGGAGCGGCAGAACATCGCAGAGCGGCTGCTGCGGGTCATGTGTGCCGACTTGGGCGCGCTGAGCGTGGTGAGCGGGAAGGAGTTCCTGAAGCTGGCCCAGACGCTGGTGGACAGCGGCGCCCGCTACGGGGCCTTCTCAGTCACCGAGATCCTGGGCAACTTCAACACGCTGGCGCTGAAGCACCTGCCGCGCATGTACAACCAGGTGAAGGTGAAGGTGACGTGCGCCTTGGGCAGCAACGCCTGCCTGGGCATCGGCGTCACCTGTCACTCGCAGAGCGTCGGCCCTGACTCCTGCTACATCCTCACGGCCTACCAGGCAGAGGGCAACCACATCAAGAGCTACGTGCTGGGCGTGAAGGGCGCGGACATTCGCGACAGCGGCGACCTGGTGCACCACTGGGTGCAGAACGTGCTGTCGGAGTTCGTGATGTCGGAGATCAGGACAGTGTACGTGACAGACTGCCGGGTGAGCGCATCCGCCTTCTCCAAGGCCGGCATGTGCCTTCGCTGCTCAGCCTGTGCCTTGAACTCGGTGGTGCAGAGTGTGCTGAGCAAGCGGACGCTGCAGGCCCGCAGCATGCACGAGGTCATCGAGCTGCTCAACGTGTGCGAGGACCTGGCGGGCTCTACTGGGCTCGCCAAGGAGACCTTCGGCTCGCTGGAGGAGACCTCGCCGCCGCCCTGCTGGAACTCCGTCACGGACTCGCTGCTGCTGGTGCACGAGCGCTACGAGCAGATCTGCGAGTTCTACAGCCGGGCCAAGAAGATGAACCTCATCCAGAGCCTCAACAAGCACCTGCTCAGCAACCTGGCCGCCATCCTGACGCCGGTGAAGCAGGCGGTCATCGAGCTGAGCAACGAGAGCCAGCCCACCCTGCAGCTGGTGCTGCCCACCTACGTCAGGCTGGAGAAGCTGTTCACGGCCAAGGCCAACGACGCGGGCACCGTCAGCAAGCTCTGCCACCTCTTCCTGGAGGCGCTCAAGGAGAACTTCAAGGTGCACCCGGCGCACAAGGTGGCCATGATCCTGGACCCACAGCAGAAGCTGCGGCCCGTCCCGCCCTACCAGCACGAGGAGATCATCGGCAAGGTGTGCGAGCTCATCAACGAGGTCAAGGAGTCCTGGACCGAGGAGGCCGACTTCGAGCCCGCCGCCAAGAAGCCCCGCTCCGCCCCCGGCGAGAACCCCGCCGCCCAGGAGGACGACCGGCTCGGGAAGAAGGAAGTGTACGATTACCTGCAGGAACCCCTCTTCCAGGCCACCCCGGATCTCTTCCAGTACTGGTCGTGCGTGACCCAAAAGCACACAAAACTCGCCAAGCTCGCCTTCTGGCTCCTCGCGGTGCCGGCCGTGGGGGCCAGGAGCGGGTGTGTAAACATGTGTGAACAAGCACTTCTCATCAAAAGGAGGCGACTGCTCAGTCCAGAAGATATGAACAAACTCATGTTTCTGAAATCCAACATGCTTTAA